The Mustela erminea isolate mMusErm1 chromosome 6, mMusErm1.Pri, whole genome shotgun sequence genome includes a region encoding these proteins:
- the TNS2 gene encoding tensin-2 isoform X1: MKSSGPVERLLRALGRRDSSRASNRPRKAEPHSFREKVFRKKPPVCAVCKVTIDGTGVSCRVCKVATHRKCEAKVTSSCQALPPAELRRNTAPVRRIEHLGSTKSLNHSKQRSTLPRSFSLDPLMERRWDLDLTYVTERILAAAFPARPDEQRHRGHLRELAHVLQSKHRDKYLLFNLSEKRHDLTRLNPKVQDFGWPELHAPPLDKLCSICKAMETWLSADPQHVVVLYCKGSKGKLGVIVSAYMHYSKISAGADQALATLTMRKFCEDKVAAELQPSQRRYISYFSGLLSGSIRMNSSPLFLHYVLVPVLPAFEPGTGFQPFLKIYQSMQLVYTSGIYHITGPGPQQLCISLEPALLLKGDVMVTCYHKGGRGTDRTLVFRAQFHTCTIHGPRLTFPKDQLDEAWADERFPFQASVEFVFSSSPEKIKGNTPRNEPSVSVDYNTAEPAVRWDSYENFNQHHEDSVDGSPTHTRGPLDGSPYAQVQRAPRQTPPAPSPEPPPPPMLSVSSDSGHSSTLTTEPAAESPGRPPPTAAERQELDRLLGGCGVASGGRGAGRETAILDDEEQPPTGAGPPLGMYSGHRPGLNRHCSCRQGYREPCGVPNGGYYRPEGTLDRRRLAYGGYEGHPQGYTEASVEKRRLCRSLSEGPYPYPPELGKPATGDFGYRAPGYREVVILEDTGLPALCSCPACEEKLALPTAALYGLRLEREAGEGWAGEAGKPLLHPVRTGHPLPLLVPACGHHHAPMPDYSCLKPPKAAEDGHEGCSYAMCPENRYGHPGYPALVTYSYGGAVPSYCPAYGRVPHSCGSPAEGRGYPSSGAHSPRAGSISPGSPPYPQSRKLSYEIPAEEGGDRYPMPGHLAPAGPLASAESPEPGSWREGPSGHSTLPRSPRDAPCSASSELSAPSTPLHTSSPVQGKESTRRQDTTSSPTLVPTQRLSPGEALPSVPQGGAEKAPELPGRSGLELPAPSPFSPTSPPSSPSDWPQEKSPGSRSDGASPRGPVPTTLPGLRHAPWQGLRDPPDSPDGSPLTPVPTQMPWLVASSEPSQSSPTPAFPLAASYDINGPTQPPLPEKRHLLGPGQQPGPWSSEQASPPARGTSHHVTFAPLLSDNVPQPPEPPMQESQSNVKFVQDTSKFWYKPHLSRDQAIALLKDKDPGAFLIRDSHSFQGAYGLALKVATPPPSAQPWKGDPLEQLVRHFLIETGPKGVKIKGCPSEPYFGSLSALVSQHSISPLSLPCCLRIPSKDPLEETPEAPVPANMSTAADLLRQGAACSVLYLTSVETESLTGPQAVARASSAALSCSPRATPAIVHFKVSAQGITLTDNQRKLFFRRHYPVNSITFSSTDPQDRRWANPDGTTSKIFGFVAKKPGSPWENVCHLFAELDPDQPAGAIVTFITKVLLGQRK, from the exons ATGAAGTCCAGCGGCCCCGTGGAGAGGCTgctcagagccctggggaggagggacagcagCCGGGCCAGCAACAGG cccaggaAAGCTGAGCCACACAGCTTCCGAGAGAAGGTCTTCCGGAAGAAGCCACCAGTCTGTGCAGTGTGTAAGGTGACCATCGATGGGACTGGCGTCTCCTGCAGAG TTTGCAAGGTGGCAACACATAGAAAATGTGAAGCAAAG GTGACTTCGTCCTGTCAGGCCCTGCCCCCTGCGGAGCTG CGGAGAAACACGGCCCCTGTGAGGCGCATAGAGCACCTG GGATCCACCAAGTCTCTGAACCACTCAAAGCAGCGCAGCACTCTGCCCAG GAGCTTCAGCCTGGACCCGCTTATGGAGCGCCGCTGGGACTTGGACCTCACTTACGTGACGGAGCGGATCCTGGCCGCCGCCTTCCCCGCGCGGCCCGACGAACAGCGACACCGGGGCCACTTGCGCGAGCTGGCTCACGTGCTGCAATCCAAGCACCGCGACAAGTACCTG CTCTTCAACCTTTCAGAGAAAAGACATGACCTGACCCGCCTAAACCCCAAG GTCCAGGACTTCGGTTGGCCTGAGCTACATGCACCCCCACTGGACAAGCTGTGTTCCATCTGCAAAGCCATGGAGACGTGGCTCAGTGCTGACCCACAGCATGTGGTCGTACTGTACTGCAAG GGGAGCAAGGGCAAGCTCGGGGTCATCGTCTCTGCCTACATGCACTACAGCAAGATCTCTGCAGG GGCAGACCAGGCACTGGCCACACTCACCATGAGGAAGTTCTGCGAGGACAAGGTGGCGGCGGAGCTACAGCCCTCCCAGCGCCG ATACATCAGCTACTTCAGCGGCCTCCTGTCTGGCTCCATCAGGATGAACAGCAGCCCTCTCTTCCTGCACTACGTGCTCGTGCCTGTGCTGCCAGCCTTTGAACCTGGCACTG GCTTCCAGCCGTTCCTCAAGATCTACCAGTCCATGCAGCTGGTCTACACCTCTGGAATCTA CCACATCACAGGCCCTGGGCCTCAGCAGCTTTGCATCAGCCTGGAGCCAGCCCTCCTCCTCAAAGGCGATGTTATG GTGACCTGCTATCACAAGGGTGGCCGGGGGACAGACCGGACCCTGGTGTTCCGAGCCCAGTTCCACACGTGCACCATCCACGGCCCACGACTCACTTTCCCCAAGGACCAGCTAGACGAGGCCTGGGCTG ATGAGAGGTTCCCCTTCCAAGCCTCAGTGGAGTTTGTCTTCTCCTCCAGCCCTGAAAAGATCAAAG GCAACACTCCACGGAATGAGCCTTCGGTCTCTGTTGACTACAACACCGCGGAGCCCGCTGTGCGCTGGGATTCCTACGAGAACTTCAACCAGCACCACGAGGACAGTGTGGACG gctccccaaCCCACACCCGAGGACCCCTGGATGGCAGTCCTTACGCCCAGGTGCAGCGGGCTCCCCGCCAGACCCCGCCAGCGCCCTCTCCGGAGCCACCTCCACCCCCCATGCTCTCTGTCAGCAGTGACTCTGGCCATTCGTCCACGCTGACCACGGAGCCCGCAGCCGAGTCACCTGGCCGGCCGCCCCCAACAGCTGCTGAGCGGCAGGAGCTGGACCGCCTCCTGGGTGGCTGCGGCGTGGCCAGTGGGGGCCGGGGAGCTGGGCGAGAGACAGCCATCCTAGACGACGAAGAGCAGCCCCCCACGGGTGCAGGCCCGCCCCTTGGGATGTATTCAGGCCACAGGCCTGGCCTCAACCGCCACTGCTCCTGCCGCCAAGGCTACCGGGAGCCCTGTGGGGTCCCCAATGGGGGCTACTACCGGCCGGAGGGCACCCTGGACAGGCGGCGGCTGGCCTACGGGGGCTACGAGGGGCACCCTCAGGGCTACACCGAGGCCTCCGTGGAGAAGAGGCGCCTCTGCCGATCACTGTCCGAGGGGCCATATCCCTACCCTCCCGAGCTGGGGAAACCAGCCACCGGGGACTTCGGCTACCGGGCCCCGGGCTATCGGGAGGTGGTGATCCTGGAGGACACTGGGCTGCCTGCACTGTGTTCGTGCCCTGCCTGTGAGGAGAAGCTGGCACTGCCCACTGCAGCCCTATACGGGCTGCGGCTGGAGAGGGAGGCCGGAGAGGGGTGGGCAGGCGAGGCCGGCAAGCCTCTCTTGCACCCGGTGCGGACGGGGCACCCGCTGCCCCTGCTGGTGCCTGCCTGTGGCCATCACCATGCCCCGATGCCCGACTACAGCTGCCTGAAACCCCCCAAGGCGGCTGAGGACGGGCATGAGGGCTGCTCCTATGCCATGTGCCCTGAGAACAGGTATGGGCACCCAGGGTACCCTGCCCTGGTGACCTACAGCTATGGAGGAGCGGTTCCCAGTTACTGCCCAGCATACGGCCGGGTGCCCCACAGCTGTGGTTCTCCAGCTGAGGGCAGAGGGTACCCCAGTTCTGGTGCCCACTCCCCACGGGCTGGCTCCATATCCCCAGGCAGCCCGCCCTACCCACAGTCCAGGAAGCTGAGTTACGAGATTCCTgcggaggagggaggggacaggtaCCCCATGCCTGGGCACCTGGCCCCAGCAGGCCCCTTGGCATCTGCAG AGTCCCCTGAGCCAGGGTCTTGGAGGGAGGGCCCGAGCGGGCACAGCACCCTACCTCGGTCTCCCCGTGACGCTCCGTGCAGTGCCTCTTCTGAGCTGTCTGCGCCTTCCACACCCCTGCACACCAGCAGCCCAGTCCAGGGCAAGGAAAG CACCCGACGGCAGGACACCACGTCGTCCCCCACCTTGGTGCCCACTCAGAGACTAAGTCCTGGCGAGGCCTTGCCATCTGTTCCCCAGGGAGGCGCTGAAAAGGCTCCCGAGCTGCCAGGAAGAAGCGGGCTAGAGCTTCCGGCCCCtagccccttctccccaacctccCCGCCCAGCTCACCCAGTGACTGGCCTCAGGAGAAGAGCCCTGGGAGCCGCTCCGATGGTGCCAGTCCGAGGGGCCCCGTGCCCACCACGCTGCCTGGCCTCCGCCATGCCCCCTGGCAGGGACTTCGAGATCCCCCAGATAGTCCGGATGGGTCCCCCCTCACTCCTGTGCCTACCCAGATGCCCTGGCTCGTGGCCAGTTCAGAGCCATCTCAGAGCTCACCCACACCTGCCTTCCCCCTGGCTGCCTCCTATGACATCAAtggccccacccagcccccactTCCCGAGAAGCGCCACTTGCTGGGACCTGGGCAACAGCCAGGACCCTGGAGCTCAGAGCAGGCATCACCACCAGCCAGAGGCACCAGTCACCATGTCACCTTTGCACCTCTGCTCTCGGATaatgtcccccagcccccag AGCCTCCTATGCAAGAGAGCCAGAGCAACGTCAAGTTCGTCCAGGATACATCCAAGTTCTGGTACAAGCCACACCTGTCCCGTGACCAAG CCATTGCTCTACTGAAAGACAAGGATCCTGGGGCCTTCCTGATCAGAGACAGTCATTCATTCCAAGGAGCCTATGGATTGGCACTCAAAGTGGCCACACCACCACCCAGCGCCCAGCCCTGGAAAG ggGACCCCTTGGAACAGCTGGTCCGCCATTTTCTCATTGAAACTGGGCCCAAAGGGGTGAAGATCAAGGGCTGTCCCAGTGAGCCCTACTTTG GCAGCCTGTCCGCCCTGGTGTCCCAGCACTCCATCTCCCCGCTGTCCCTGCCCTGTTGCCTGCGCATTCCCAGCAAAG ATCCTCTAGAGGAGACCCCAGAGGCCCCAGTGCCCGCCAACATGAGCACAGCCGCAGACCTCCTCCGTCAGGGCGCCG CCTGCAGTGTGCTCTACCTGACCTCAGTGGAGACGGAGTCACTGACGGGCCCCCAGGCAGTGGCCCGGGCCAGCTCAGCAGCTCTGAGCTGCAGCCCCCGGGCCACCCCAGCAATCGTCCACTTCAAGGTCTCGGCCCAGGGCATTACACTGACAGACAACCAAAGGAA GCTCTTCTTTCGCCGCCATTACCCCGTGAACAGCATCACCTTCTCCAGCACAGATCCTCAGGACCGGAG atGGGCCAACCCTGACGGGACCACCTCCAA GATCTTTGGTTTCGTGGCCAAGAAGCCGGGAAGCCCCTGGGAGAATGTGTGTCACCTCTTTGCAGAGCTTGACCCAGATCAGCCTGCAGGTGCCATTGTCACCTTCATCACCAAAGTCCTACTGGGCCAGAGAAAGTGA
- the TNS2 gene encoding tensin-2 isoform X4: MRKFCEDKVAAELQPSQRRYISYFSGLLSGSIRMNSSPLFLHYVLVPVLPAFEPGTGFQPFLKIYQSMQLVYTSGIYHITGPGPQQLCISLEPALLLKGDVMVTCYHKGGRGTDRTLVFRAQFHTCTIHGPRLTFPKDQLDEAWADERFPFQASVEFVFSSSPEKIKGNTPRNEPSVSVDYNTAEPAVRWDSYENFNQHHEDSVDGSPTHTRGPLDGSPYAQVQRAPRQTPPAPSPEPPPPPMLSVSSDSGHSSTLTTEPAAESPGRPPPTAAERQELDRLLGGCGVASGGRGAGRETAILDDEEQPPTGAGPPLGMYSGHRPGLNRHCSCRQGYREPCGVPNGGYYRPEGTLDRRRLAYGGYEGHPQGYTEASVEKRRLCRSLSEGPYPYPPELGKPATGDFGYRAPGYREVVILEDTGLPALCSCPACEEKLALPTAALYGLRLEREAGEGWAGEAGKPLLHPVRTGHPLPLLVPACGHHHAPMPDYSCLKPPKAAEDGHEGCSYAMCPENRYGHPGYPALVTYSYGGAVPSYCPAYGRVPHSCGSPAEGRGYPSSGAHSPRAGSISPGSPPYPQSRKLSYEIPAEEGGDRYPMPGHLAPAGPLASAESPEPGSWREGPSGHSTLPRSPRDAPCSASSELSAPSTPLHTSSPVQGKESTRRQDTTSSPTLVPTQRLSPGEALPSVPQGGAEKAPELPGRSGLELPAPSPFSPTSPPSSPSDWPQEKSPGSRSDGASPRGPVPTTLPGLRHAPWQGLRDPPDSPDGSPLTPVPTQMPWLVASSEPSQSSPTPAFPLAASYDINGPTQPPLPEKRHLLGPGQQPGPWSSEQASPPARGTSHHVTFAPLLSDNVPQPPEPPMQESQSNVKFVQDTSKFWYKPHLSRDQAIALLKDKDPGAFLIRDSHSFQGAYGLALKVATPPPSAQPWKGDPLEQLVRHFLIETGPKGVKIKGCPSEPYFGSLSALVSQHSISPLSLPCCLRIPSKDPLEETPEAPVPANMSTAADLLRQGAACSVLYLTSVETESLTGPQAVARASSAALSCSPRATPAIVHFKVSAQGITLTDNQRKLFFRRHYPVNSITFSSTDPQDRRWANPDGTTSKIFGFVAKKPGSPWENVCHLFAELDPDQPAGAIVTFITKVLLGQRK; this comes from the exons ATGAGGAAGTTCTGCGAGGACAAGGTGGCGGCGGAGCTACAGCCCTCCCAGCGCCG ATACATCAGCTACTTCAGCGGCCTCCTGTCTGGCTCCATCAGGATGAACAGCAGCCCTCTCTTCCTGCACTACGTGCTCGTGCCTGTGCTGCCAGCCTTTGAACCTGGCACTG GCTTCCAGCCGTTCCTCAAGATCTACCAGTCCATGCAGCTGGTCTACACCTCTGGAATCTA CCACATCACAGGCCCTGGGCCTCAGCAGCTTTGCATCAGCCTGGAGCCAGCCCTCCTCCTCAAAGGCGATGTTATG GTGACCTGCTATCACAAGGGTGGCCGGGGGACAGACCGGACCCTGGTGTTCCGAGCCCAGTTCCACACGTGCACCATCCACGGCCCACGACTCACTTTCCCCAAGGACCAGCTAGACGAGGCCTGGGCTG ATGAGAGGTTCCCCTTCCAAGCCTCAGTGGAGTTTGTCTTCTCCTCCAGCCCTGAAAAGATCAAAG GCAACACTCCACGGAATGAGCCTTCGGTCTCTGTTGACTACAACACCGCGGAGCCCGCTGTGCGCTGGGATTCCTACGAGAACTTCAACCAGCACCACGAGGACAGTGTGGACG gctccccaaCCCACACCCGAGGACCCCTGGATGGCAGTCCTTACGCCCAGGTGCAGCGGGCTCCCCGCCAGACCCCGCCAGCGCCCTCTCCGGAGCCACCTCCACCCCCCATGCTCTCTGTCAGCAGTGACTCTGGCCATTCGTCCACGCTGACCACGGAGCCCGCAGCCGAGTCACCTGGCCGGCCGCCCCCAACAGCTGCTGAGCGGCAGGAGCTGGACCGCCTCCTGGGTGGCTGCGGCGTGGCCAGTGGGGGCCGGGGAGCTGGGCGAGAGACAGCCATCCTAGACGACGAAGAGCAGCCCCCCACGGGTGCAGGCCCGCCCCTTGGGATGTATTCAGGCCACAGGCCTGGCCTCAACCGCCACTGCTCCTGCCGCCAAGGCTACCGGGAGCCCTGTGGGGTCCCCAATGGGGGCTACTACCGGCCGGAGGGCACCCTGGACAGGCGGCGGCTGGCCTACGGGGGCTACGAGGGGCACCCTCAGGGCTACACCGAGGCCTCCGTGGAGAAGAGGCGCCTCTGCCGATCACTGTCCGAGGGGCCATATCCCTACCCTCCCGAGCTGGGGAAACCAGCCACCGGGGACTTCGGCTACCGGGCCCCGGGCTATCGGGAGGTGGTGATCCTGGAGGACACTGGGCTGCCTGCACTGTGTTCGTGCCCTGCCTGTGAGGAGAAGCTGGCACTGCCCACTGCAGCCCTATACGGGCTGCGGCTGGAGAGGGAGGCCGGAGAGGGGTGGGCAGGCGAGGCCGGCAAGCCTCTCTTGCACCCGGTGCGGACGGGGCACCCGCTGCCCCTGCTGGTGCCTGCCTGTGGCCATCACCATGCCCCGATGCCCGACTACAGCTGCCTGAAACCCCCCAAGGCGGCTGAGGACGGGCATGAGGGCTGCTCCTATGCCATGTGCCCTGAGAACAGGTATGGGCACCCAGGGTACCCTGCCCTGGTGACCTACAGCTATGGAGGAGCGGTTCCCAGTTACTGCCCAGCATACGGCCGGGTGCCCCACAGCTGTGGTTCTCCAGCTGAGGGCAGAGGGTACCCCAGTTCTGGTGCCCACTCCCCACGGGCTGGCTCCATATCCCCAGGCAGCCCGCCCTACCCACAGTCCAGGAAGCTGAGTTACGAGATTCCTgcggaggagggaggggacaggtaCCCCATGCCTGGGCACCTGGCCCCAGCAGGCCCCTTGGCATCTGCAG AGTCCCCTGAGCCAGGGTCTTGGAGGGAGGGCCCGAGCGGGCACAGCACCCTACCTCGGTCTCCCCGTGACGCTCCGTGCAGTGCCTCTTCTGAGCTGTCTGCGCCTTCCACACCCCTGCACACCAGCAGCCCAGTCCAGGGCAAGGAAAG CACCCGACGGCAGGACACCACGTCGTCCCCCACCTTGGTGCCCACTCAGAGACTAAGTCCTGGCGAGGCCTTGCCATCTGTTCCCCAGGGAGGCGCTGAAAAGGCTCCCGAGCTGCCAGGAAGAAGCGGGCTAGAGCTTCCGGCCCCtagccccttctccccaacctccCCGCCCAGCTCACCCAGTGACTGGCCTCAGGAGAAGAGCCCTGGGAGCCGCTCCGATGGTGCCAGTCCGAGGGGCCCCGTGCCCACCACGCTGCCTGGCCTCCGCCATGCCCCCTGGCAGGGACTTCGAGATCCCCCAGATAGTCCGGATGGGTCCCCCCTCACTCCTGTGCCTACCCAGATGCCCTGGCTCGTGGCCAGTTCAGAGCCATCTCAGAGCTCACCCACACCTGCCTTCCCCCTGGCTGCCTCCTATGACATCAAtggccccacccagcccccactTCCCGAGAAGCGCCACTTGCTGGGACCTGGGCAACAGCCAGGACCCTGGAGCTCAGAGCAGGCATCACCACCAGCCAGAGGCACCAGTCACCATGTCACCTTTGCACCTCTGCTCTCGGATaatgtcccccagcccccag AGCCTCCTATGCAAGAGAGCCAGAGCAACGTCAAGTTCGTCCAGGATACATCCAAGTTCTGGTACAAGCCACACCTGTCCCGTGACCAAG CCATTGCTCTACTGAAAGACAAGGATCCTGGGGCCTTCCTGATCAGAGACAGTCATTCATTCCAAGGAGCCTATGGATTGGCACTCAAAGTGGCCACACCACCACCCAGCGCCCAGCCCTGGAAAG ggGACCCCTTGGAACAGCTGGTCCGCCATTTTCTCATTGAAACTGGGCCCAAAGGGGTGAAGATCAAGGGCTGTCCCAGTGAGCCCTACTTTG GCAGCCTGTCCGCCCTGGTGTCCCAGCACTCCATCTCCCCGCTGTCCCTGCCCTGTTGCCTGCGCATTCCCAGCAAAG ATCCTCTAGAGGAGACCCCAGAGGCCCCAGTGCCCGCCAACATGAGCACAGCCGCAGACCTCCTCCGTCAGGGCGCCG CCTGCAGTGTGCTCTACCTGACCTCAGTGGAGACGGAGTCACTGACGGGCCCCCAGGCAGTGGCCCGGGCCAGCTCAGCAGCTCTGAGCTGCAGCCCCCGGGCCACCCCAGCAATCGTCCACTTCAAGGTCTCGGCCCAGGGCATTACACTGACAGACAACCAAAGGAA GCTCTTCTTTCGCCGCCATTACCCCGTGAACAGCATCACCTTCTCCAGCACAGATCCTCAGGACCGGAG atGGGCCAACCCTGACGGGACCACCTCCAA GATCTTTGGTTTCGTGGCCAAGAAGCCGGGAAGCCCCTGGGAGAATGTGTGTCACCTCTTTGCAGAGCTTGACCCAGATCAGCCTGCAGGTGCCATTGTCACCTTCATCACCAAAGTCCTACTGGGCCAGAGAAAGTGA